AAGTGGGGGCTTCAGTGAAGATGACCCAGATGCGGATTTTTGGAGAGATTTTTATTCTGAAAAGACACTAAAGCTGCCTAAAGGTGAATATACTTTTTCTGGCATCACAAGTTTTACTCTGGATGAAGAACAACAGGATAAGGTACAGCTTATGACAGATTTTACTGTTGAAGTAAACTAAGATATCCCTAATGAAAACTGAACGAGGGGTGGTGCAATGAAGCAAATAAAACTTGAAACAGGGAACTTGCTTGATCCAAAAGGTCGTTTAAGCCAATCAGGATATGCAACACAGCCCATTAAAATTTATGACCGTAAAGCCATCAAAGCAGGTGCACTAAGAATTAAGGAATGGGATTATTATCTTGTCTATAATAACGATTTCGGGATAGCGCTTACTGTTGCAGATAATTCCTATATGGGTTTGATCAGCGCTACATTTTTAGACTTCAATGCCCGGACTGAACATACGGTAAGCCCAATGGTGCTGCTTCCTCTTGGCAGGATGGCTTTACCTTCCAATCCCGGAGCAGGTGACATCAGATTTAAAAATAAGAAGGTTGAAATCAGTTTTCTTCATGAAGAAGGCGGTAGGAGGCTTCTGCTGAATCTGCCGAATTTTGAGGATAAGTTTCCGTTAATTGTTGACTTATTTCTCTCTGAGGCGATGGAAGACAGCATGGTTATAGCAACACCGTTTAAAGATGCACCTAAGGCATTTTACTATAATCAGAAGGTGATTGGAATGTATGCGCAGGGTACGGTCACGCATAAAGATCGACAATATTATTTTAATCCCAAAACCTCTTTTGGTATTCTGGACTGGGGAAGGGGTGTCTGGACATACAATAATATCTGGTACTGGAGTGCTGCGAATGGAATGGTGAACGGCGACCTATTTGGTTTTAACTTAGGGTATGGTTTTGGAGATACTTCAGCAGCATCCGAAAACATGTTGTTTTATAACGGCACTCACAAACTTGATGAAGTTTGTTTTAACATACCTGTAAAGGCGGATGGTTCAACAGACTACTTAAAGCATTGGAACTTTACGTCTTCAGATG
This genomic window from Clostridiales bacterium contains:
- a CDS encoding DUF2804 domain-containing protein, which produces MKQIKLETGNLLDPKGRLSQSGYATQPIKIYDRKAIKAGALRIKEWDYYLVYNNDFGIALTVADNSYMGLISATFLDFNARTEHTVSPMVLLPLGRMALPSNPGAGDIRFKNKKVEISFLHEEGGRRLLLNLPNFEDKFPLIVDLFLSEAMEDSMVIATPFKDAPKAFYYNQKVIGMYAQGTVTHKDRQYYFNPKTSFGILDWGRGVWTYNNIWYWSAANGMVNGDLFGFNLGYGFGDTSAASENMLFYNGTHKLDEVCFNIPVKADGSTDYLKHWNFTSSDGRFEANFIPILDRSAYTSYGFLMSDQHQVFGYFDGKAVLDDGEVIEIKHLLGFAEKVQNKW